The nucleotide sequence GGACCGCCATCTCGTACTTCTGTTGCAGATTAGCCGCCAGCTTCTCATCACCCTCTTTCTCGGCCTTGAGTTTACCCAGGAAGTACATCAGGAAGTTGGCCCCATTAAAGTAATGGTGATACTCGCTCCGCTTGGGCTTGATGAACTCATCCGCAGAACGTTTAAAGGTGTCGATATCCACCATATGGCAGTCCTGACATTGAATACCGTTCAGGGCGTATAGGCTCTTCTTCCACTCACCATAGGTGAACTCATAGGGGAAGTGCTTGTCGTAATGGTAGACATGATGACAGCCTGCGCAGAGTTCAGCCGTCAGGTGCTTCGGAGACTCCACACATTCATGAAAACCACCACCACAGCCCTCGTAGTTGGGGAAAGGACCGTATTTGGTTCGGGTCACCGAGCCATCGGCGTTTTCACGGCCTGGAGAAAGAACAAAGGAGCCATTTTCCGGCTCATGGGATGGGGTCTCCCAATGGGTCAGCCGTTTAATGGAGTGACAGACATCACAGGACACACCGGCCTTGGCCAGAGGACTGAGATTGTTGAAATCCAATTCTGCGGTTTCCCCCTTAACAAAGGCGGCTGGTGTATGACAGCCCTCACACTGTTTGGTGATCTCTTTTCCCACTGCTTTAATAGCCAGGTTCAGCTCCCCCAGATAGACCGGATCCTGAAAGGCCATGGAGTGCATGGAGCCCTGCCATTCTTCGTACTGCTTGGGATGACAACCAGCACAGGTGGAAATAGACGGCGCGACAAAGTCGGCCTTGGTCTTCTCCCATTGCAGGTTTGACGGCTTAAAAGAAAGCAATTCAGGCTGCTTGGCGCCTTCGGCTGCAAAGCCTGAGGTAGCCACTGTAAGCAACCCGGCTGCCAGCCCCATAGCCAACCCAATGTATTTGTGTCTCATTCTTCCTCCTTTCTTTGTTCGTTAATTCTCTGTTCGTTCAGTTAAACATTCAGTTAAACAAGCACCCTTTGTTATTCATAACCATCTTTTGTTATTAAAAAGTATTATAGGTCAACGCAGAAAAAAGGTACAAGGACTTTTTTTATAAAAAATCTCTCCCATGCAAAAAAAAGCATACCAGCTCTTCGGAAGCAACGTTGGCGTAGAACGTTATTCCCTCCCCCTCTGTTTCCCGGCATCCCACAGGGCAGGATACATACTGTCTCGCCAACTAGGAGACAGCTGCCCCCTTTTTTCCCTCTATACAGGACGAACGGAGGGATGGACGTGCAGAGGTACGCAGACGTGCTGCGGGGACCTGCCTACTCAGAGACCATTGGTGAGCTGGCCCAAAAAGCCGTCTCTCTTGTCCTCCACGCCCTGTTCCAACTCCATGACCCGTTCGGCGTAATCATCGTATTCTGTCACCAGCACTGAAACGATAAAGTTGCCTGGTCCCAACTTGCCATTGCCGAGCTGGGAACGGGGGATGGCCGGAAAGAGCTGGGGAGAGCTGGTCATGGCATAGCGCTGTCCATCAAGGGGGATACTGCCGAAGTTAAACTTTCGGGTGGCGATAACTTCACTATGCCCCTGTTGCTGCCTGTCAAGCCAGACCGCAGTGATGGATACCTCTGCGGTTACATCGACCTTTTTCGGACGGGCCGGGGATAAGGACCGGGTCTGCATCGTCTGCATGACGGTCCAGGGGGCAAGGAGATCAAAGCCAAAGGGCCGGCTGATATCAAAAGCAGCGACCTTGGCCTTGGCATGGGTCATGGCAATGTTCTTGGGCCGGATCTGAAAGGCAGTGCCGTCAATGGTCTCTTCGATGGTAAAGACCAGGCTCATCACCTCACCGAGCTCGGGCAGGGAACGGGTAAGGTGCAGCTCCTGGAGGTGAATACTCCGTTGGCCATCAGTGGGACAGGCATAGACCTGATCAGCAGAGGAGCGGTACTGCTTGGTAAAGTACGGAGAATCAGCGGGGTCGTTGGCAGAAAGACATTTACCATAGAAATGATCACCCACGGCCAGGGCCGAATAGGAGGCAGTATAGCGTTCTGCTTCCTTTTTCAGGAACTCCTGGACCTGTTCGGTTGCCATTTGCAGGACCGAGGCCGCTGTAGCAGAGGCGGGAGAGAACAAGGCCGTTTCTCGGGTTCCGTCTTCCTTCTTTGCTGTTGCCTGGCATGATTTCTTGATGTCGCACTCGGCCCATTCTTTGACATAGCCCAGAGAGAGCTGCACGGTTTCGCCCTCCCGTTGGTCCGAGTCAGGATAGGGAGGAAAGACCAGGTTGGAGACATTTCTATTCACAGAGGAACAG is from Candidatus Electrothrix sp. GW3-4 and encodes:
- a CDS encoding cytochrome c family protein, yielding MRHKYIGLAMGLAAGLLTVATSGFAAEGAKQPELLSFKPSNLQWEKTKADFVAPSISTCAGCHPKQYEEWQGSMHSMAFQDPVYLGELNLAIKAVGKEITKQCEGCHTPAAFVKGETAELDFNNLSPLAKAGVSCDVCHSIKRLTHWETPSHEPENGSFVLSPGRENADGSVTRTKYGPFPNYEGCGGGFHECVESPKHLTAELCAGCHHVYHYDKHFPYEFTYGEWKKSLYALNGIQCQDCHMVDIDTFKRSADEFIKPKRSEYHHYFNGANFLMYFLGKLKAEKEGDEKLAANLQQKYEMAVQRLQAAAEIEIDPMYNKEGDLYKIRVRVHNRRAGHNLPTSLTAVREMWLEVKITDKKTGKVLIQSGYLDEKGELDGNTHVFNTEGTDMHEVFQIDPWKVVSYAKHGLIPPKGYRDIVYTILYPQGKGHELEVHAKLRFRQASQKVAEKLLTNLPDGVDLNEWYGLTEIPAVPVVDMTEQNVTVKSTGEPSNPPNVVDKLTTGWSHVPGAAKEKK